In the genome of Xanthobacteraceae bacterium, one region contains:
- a CDS encoding enoyl-CoA hydratase/isomerase family protein encodes MALKQFNDPRLAQLDGFRVEVDPAQQRADVILDRPPFNIVSMAQRDQLRLVFEYLDEDDAVRVIVLRGIGENFSSGGNIKGFMEASPEHVSKLAWNIAAPARCSKPVVAAARGYCFGVGFEITLACDFRLASETAQYALPEQKLGQIPGSGGSARLQKMIGITRTKDVVMRSRRIKAKQAYDWGVVTECVPDDKLESATDALVKELCEFSPLAQRTAKKLLNDSEDANLTIGIELEGHCYSRLRQSDDFREGVEAFHAKRPPKFKGS; translated from the coding sequence ATGGCTCTCAAACAATTCAACGATCCGCGGCTCGCGCAGCTCGACGGGTTTCGCGTCGAGGTCGATCCGGCGCAGCAACGCGCCGACGTAATTCTCGACCGTCCGCCGTTCAACATCGTGTCGATGGCACAGCGCGACCAGTTGCGCCTCGTATTCGAATATCTCGACGAGGACGATGCGGTGCGCGTGATCGTGCTGCGCGGCATTGGCGAGAACTTCTCGAGCGGCGGCAACATCAAGGGCTTCATGGAGGCCTCGCCGGAACATGTCTCGAAACTGGCGTGGAACATCGCCGCGCCGGCGCGCTGCTCCAAGCCGGTAGTCGCCGCCGCACGCGGTTACTGTTTCGGTGTCGGCTTCGAAATCACGCTCGCCTGCGATTTCCGCCTCGCATCCGAAACCGCGCAATACGCGTTGCCCGAGCAGAAGCTTGGCCAAATTCCCGGATCCGGCGGATCTGCGCGTTTGCAGAAGATGATCGGTATTACGCGCACAAAGGATGTCGTGATGCGCTCGCGCCGTATCAAGGCGAAGCAGGCTTACGACTGGGGCGTGGTCACCGAGTGCGTGCCCGACGACAAGCTGGAGTCGGCTACCGACGCGCTGGTAAAAGAACTTTGCGAATTCTCGCCGCTCGCGCAGCGCACGGCGAAGAAACTCTTGAACGATTCAGAGGACGCAAACCTCACGATCGGAATTGAACTGGAAGGGCACTGCTACAGCAGGCTCCGCCAGTCCGATGACTTCCGCGAAGGCGTCGAGGCGTTCCACGCCAAGCGTCCGCCGAAGTTCAAGGGAAGCTGA